A window of Pedococcus badiiscoriae genomic DNA:
CCGTTCCTCCTGGGAGGACGCCCTGCGCGAGGTCGAGGAGGCGGGCGGCAGGCCGTACGGCATCCCGGCCGGGGCCTCCGAGCACCCCTTGGGTGGGCTGGGATTCGCAAACTGGGCTTACGAGGTGGCCGAGCAGGAGAAGGAGCTCGGCGTCTTCTTCGACACGATCGTGGTCTGCACGGTGACCGGGTCGACGCACGCGGGGATGATCGCCGGCTTCGCGGCCCTGGAGGATGCGGGCGGTCGTCCACGACGGGTGCTCGGCATCGACGCCTCGGCCACCATCGACAAGACCCGCGACCAGGTGCGCCGGATCGCCCAGCACACCGCCGACCTCATCGGCCTCGGACGCCCGCTGAGGGACGACGAGGTGACCGTGCTCGAGGGCTGGGCCGGCGACCTGTACGGCATCCCGGTCGAGTCGACCGTCGAGGCGATCCGCCTGAGCGGGCGCCTGGAGGGCATGATCATCGACCCCGTCTACGAGGGGAAGTCGATGGCCGGGCTCGTCGACCTCGTGACCACGGGTGAGATCGCGGCGGACTCGACAGTGCTCTACGCGCACCTGGGCGGCCAGCCCGCGCTCAACGCCTACTCGGGGATCTTCGACTGACCCTCGAAGGTCCAGCCGCGCTCGGCGAGGGCCTCTCGCAGGAAGCGAAGGGCGATCGGCCCCACGCCGTGCATCGCCGCCAGCTCCTGCTCGCCCCGGTCCCGCACCTGCTCCAGGGTCCAGATCCCTTCGGCCCGCAGGGCTCGAGTGGCCGGGGCGCCAATGCGCGGAAGGGGCGTGCCCTCCGGTGCCGCGGGTCGACCGAGCCGGGGTGCCCCAGACTCGGCATCCACCACGGCTGCTCCTCGGGGCGACAGCCGGTAGCCGATGTCGAGCGACTCCGTCAGTCCCAGCTCCTTGAGCTTGCGGACGTCGCGCTTGAAGCTCAGGGTGTCCCGTCCCAGCTCCGCGGCCAGCTCCGGGGCGCGGACCGTGGGGAGCCGGTCGATGATCGCCAGCGTGGCCCGGGTCCAGGGCCCGATGGCGGAGGCGCGGTCGAGCCGGTCGAGGCGCTCACGGATCGTGGACACCCCATCCGCGTCCGGGACCGTGCTGCGCAGCTGCTCGCGCGGGTCGGCTCCGGCATGGCGCAGGCCGACGCGCCACACCGGGCGGTCCGCCTTGGCCTCGAGCATCCGCCGCAGCTCGACCAGGGAGCTCGCGCCGGCGCGCCTGGCCTCCTCGGCGGTGATGCGCGACGGTGCGACCTTGTCGACGGAGGTCACGTCGAGCAGCCCCACCCGGGTGCGCAGCCTGGTCCCGACCACCACTCGCGGCCGGTCCCATCGGCGGAACGCCAGGTCGACCTCGCCCGCCTTGATGGCCGCGAGCGTGTCCGGTCGGATCATCATGACGGCAACCTACCGGCCACTCAGCCTGGGCGGCGTCCGGATGGTGGGCGACGTGGCTCGGACGTTGGACGTATGCCGGCCGCGCGGCATACCCTCGACTCGTGCGTTCTCTGCGCCTCCTCCTTCGCCGCCGCGGCGGGGCCTGACCGATCAGCCGCCCCTCGTCGCGGAGTAGCGTTGCCCCGGCTGACCTCAGCAGCAACGAATCGTTAGGCGAGAGAACATGATCCACCCGCAACAGCCGTCGGGTATGCCGGTCGCGAAGTACGTTCCGTTCAAGGACCAGATCCCGTTCGAGCTTCCGGACCGCACCTGGCCCGGGCGCGTCATCGAGCGCGCTCCGCGGTGGTGCGCGGTCGACCTTCGCGACGGCAACCAGGCCCTCATCGACCCGATGAGCCCGGACCGCAAGAAGCGGATGTTCGAGCTGCTGGTGCGGATGGGCTACAAGGAGATCGAGGTCGGCTTCCCGTCGGCGAGCCAGACCGACTTCGACTTCGTGCGGATGCTCATCGAGGACGACATGATCCCCGACGACGTCACGATCCAGGTGCTGACCCAGTGCCGTGACCACCTCATCGAGCGCAGCTTCGACGCGATTCGCGGGGCGAAGCAGGCCATCGTGCACTTCTACAACTCGACCTCGGTGCTCCAGCGGCGGGTCGTGTTCGGGCTCGACCAGGACGGCATCGTCGACATCGCGCTGCAGGCCGCGCGGCTGTGTCGCAAGCTCGAGGAGACCGTCCCCGACACGGTCGTCTACTACGAGTACAGCCCCGAGTCCTACACCGGCACCGAGCTCGAGTTCGCGGTGCGCATCTGCAACGAGGTGGCCGACGTCATCGACCCGACGCCGGACCACAAGATGATCATCAACCTGCCCGCGACCGTCGAGATGGCCACGCCCAACGTGTATGCCGACTCGATCGAGTGGATGATCCGGCACCTCGAGCGGCGCGAGTCGATCGTCGTCAGCCTGCACCCGCACAACGACCGCGGTACCGGGGTGGCCGCGGCCGAGCTCGGCTATCTCGCCGGCGCGGACCGCATCGAGGGCTGCCTCTTCGGCAACGGCGAGCGCACCGGCAACGTCGACCTCGTCACCCTCGGCATGAACCTCTTCAGCCAGGGCATCGACCCGCAGATCGACTTCTCGAACCTCGACGAGATCCGCCGGACCGTCGAGCACTGCAACCAGCTGCCGGTAGGCGAGCGCCACCCGTGGGGCGGGGACCTGGTGTTCACCGCCTTCTCCGGCTCGCACCAGGACGCCATCAAGAAGGGCTTCGAGGACATGGAGCGCCAGGTGGCCTCCAGCGGCAAGTCGATCAACGAGCTGGTCTGGGGCGTGCCCTACCTGCCGATCGACCCTCACGACGTCGGGCGGTCGTACGAGGCCGTGGTCCGGGTCAACAGCCAGTCGGGCAAGGGCGGCGTCGCCTACCTGCTCAAGACCGAGCAGCAGCTCGACCTGCCCCGCCGGCTGCAGATCGAGTTCAGCGGCGTGGTCCAGGCCAAGACCGACAGCGAGGGCGGGGAGGTCAGCGCGGCACAGCTGTGGGAGATCTTCCAGGACGAGTACCTGCCCGCGGTCGACGGAGCGGTCAACACGTGGGGCCGGTTCACCCCGGTCAGCCACTCGCTCATCAGCGAGCAGGACGGCATCGACAAGATCAGCGCCACGATGCTCGACCGCGGGGTCGAGGTGGTCGTCGAAGGCACCGGGAACGGACCGATCGCCGCGTTCATCGACGCGCTGTCCACCCTGGGCGTCGACGTGCGGGTGCTGGACTACGCCGAGCACGCGCTGTCCGCCGGTGGCGACGCCAAGGCGGCTGCCTACGTCGAGTGCGCCGTCGGCGAGCGGGTCCTGTGGGGCGTCGGCCTGCACAGCTCGATCGTCAAGGCGTCCCTCACCGCGGTGCTGTCCGCCGTCAACCGAGCGGAGCGCGCCGGGGCGGCCTGACCGGGGCCGCCCGACCGGCGCCGCCTGCTCCTCGGTCAGCGGATGCCGCGGGGGCGGAACTGGATGGAGATGCGCGGCCCGACGGCCTTGGTGGTCTTGGGGATCGCGTGCTCCCAGGTGCGCTGGCAGGAGCCACCCATGACCACGAGATCGCCATGGCCCAGGGAGAAGCCGATCGAGTGCCCGCCTCCTCGGGGACGTAGCGACAGCGTACGGGCCGACCCGATCGACAGGATGCCGACCATCGTGTCGAGGTCCTTGGCCCGCCCGACCCGGTCACCGTGCCACGCGACCGAGTCCCTGCCGTCCCGGTAGAGGCACATGCCTGCCGTCACGAACGGCTCGCCGAGCTGCGCGGCATACCACCGGCTCAGCTCCTCGCGAGCCTGGGTGAGGACCGGGTGGGGGAGGGGCTCGTCCTCGTCGTAGAACTTCAAGAGCCGCGGAACGTCGACCATGCGCTCGTACATCTCGCGCCGTTCGGCGTACCAGGGGACCTCGTGGTGAAGCGCCTCGAACAGCACGTCGGCGCCGGCCAGCCAGCCCGGGCGATAGTCGACCCACGCGCCGCGGCTGAGCTGGGTGCGGTGCAGCCCGTCGCCCAGGGGGTGCAGGTGGATGTCGTCACCGGTGTCGAGCAACGATGCCTGGAACGCTGACGGTCCCTGGAGTGCCGTGGACATGCCAGCAGCATATCTCATCTTCGAACACCTGTTCTAGTCTTGGGCGCTCGCAGGGGACTGGCCGCAGCGGCATACCGGGAAACGCGGCTGGGGGAGAGACAATGGGGGCATGCCCCTGTACCGCGACGAAGGCATCGTCCTACGCACCCAGAAGCTGGGCGAGGCCGACCGCATCGTCACCCTGCTCACGCGCACGCTGGGCAAGGTCCGCGTCGTGGGCAAGGGGGTCCGGCGCACCAAGAGCCGCTTCGGGGCGCGGCTCGAACCGGCGATGATGGTCGACGTCCAGTGCTACGAGGGACGCAACCTCGACACCGTGACCCAGGCCGAGACCCTCGCCTCCTGGGGTGACGTGCTCGCCCGGGACTACACGACCTACACCGCCGCCGCCGCGATGCTCGAGACCGCGGACCGGCTCACCGAGGAGCGGGAGCCCAACCTCCAGCAGTACCTCCTGCTCCAGGGCGCGCTGCGGTCGATGGCTGAGGGGCTGCACGACCCCGGTCTGGTCCTCGACGCCTACCTGCTGCGCGCGCTGGCCGTGGCCGGCTGGGCGCCCAGCTTCCATGACTGCGCGCGGTGCGGTGCGCAGGGCCCGCACCGCGCGTTCAACCTCGCCTCGGGGGGCACCGTCTGCCCGGTATGCCGTCCGGTCGGGTCCGCGGCGCCGGCGCCGGAGACGCTCGCCCTCCTGGCCGCGCTGCTCGCCGGGGACTGGGTGGTCGCCGACGCGTCGCAGGGCAGGCACCGTCGCGAGGGGAGCACGTTGGCCAGCGCGTTCCTCCAGTGGCACCTCGAGCGCGGTGTGCGATCGTTGCGCCTCGTGGACCGACGTGACCCCGATGCCCAGCCCCGACTCGACTCCCGGGTGACCTGGTCGCCCGCTCCGCTCGGCGTGGTGGACACGGTCGAGCGGGCGCACGCCGCCCAGGCGGCCGAGGCGTGAGCACGGCATACCCCCGGCCTTTCGCGCACCCCAGCGGGGCCCAGCCGCCCGCACTGCCACCCGAGCTCGTGCCGCGGCACGTCGCGATCGTCATGGACGGCAACGGACGCTGGGCCAACCAGCGGGGGCTCGCCCGCACCAAGGGCCACGAAGCCGGCGAGGCATCCCTGCTCGACGTGACGGCCGGCGCCATCGAGGCGGGGGTGACGCACCTGTCCGCCTACGCCTTCTCGACCGAGAACTGGAAACGCAGTCCCGATGAGGTCCGGTTCCTCATGGGCTTCAACCGCGACGTGATCCGGAGGCGTCGCGACCAGCTGCACGAGTGGGGCGTGCGGATGCGGTGGGTCGGTCGCCGGCCACGGCTGTGGGGCTCGGTCATCAAGGAGCTCGAGATCGCCCAGGAGCTGACCAAGGACAACACCGGGCTCACGTTGTACTTCTGCGTCAACTACGGCGGGCGGGCCGAGATCGCCGACGCCGTCCAGCGGATCGCCGAGCAGGTGCAGCGCGGCAAGCTCAAGCCGGGGTCGATCGACGAGTCGACGATCGCCCGGTACATGCCCGAGCCCGGCATGCCCGACGTCGACCTGTTCGTGCGGAGCTCGGGGGAGCAGCGGACGAGCAACTTCCTGCTGTGGCAGAGCGCCTACGCCGAGATGGTCTTCCAGGACACCCTGTGGCCCGACTACGACCGTCGACACCTGTGGGCGGCCATCCAGACGTATGCCGAGCGCGACCGACGCTATGGCGGCGCCGTCGACAAGGCGGTCGACAAGGCCGTCGAGGGTCCGCGCTAACTGCTGCTAGCAGAGGCTGGCTGACTCAGCACATGCTGCA
This region includes:
- a CDS encoding 1-aminocyclopropane-1-carboxylate deaminase, with protein sequence MSIADFERYPLTFGPSPVHHLSRLTEHLGGAQVWAKREDCNSGLAFGGNKTRKLEYIVPDALAQGADTLVSIGGYQSNHTRQVAAVAAHLGLKCRLVQEKWVDWDDPVNDKVGNILLSRIMGADARLDPHGFDIGIRSSWEDALREVEEAGGRPYGIPAGASEHPLGGLGFANWAYEVAEQEKELGVFFDTIVVCTVTGSTHAGMIAGFAALEDAGGRPRRVLGIDASATIDKTRDQVRRIAQHTADLIGLGRPLRDDEVTVLEGWAGDLYGIPVESTVEAIRLSGRLEGMIIDPVYEGKSMAGLVDLVTTGEIAADSTVLYAHLGGQPALNAYSGIFD
- the leuA gene encoding 2-isopropylmalate synthase: MIHPQQPSGMPVAKYVPFKDQIPFELPDRTWPGRVIERAPRWCAVDLRDGNQALIDPMSPDRKKRMFELLVRMGYKEIEVGFPSASQTDFDFVRMLIEDDMIPDDVTIQVLTQCRDHLIERSFDAIRGAKQAIVHFYNSTSVLQRRVVFGLDQDGIVDIALQAARLCRKLEETVPDTVVYYEYSPESYTGTELEFAVRICNEVADVIDPTPDHKMIINLPATVEMATPNVYADSIEWMIRHLERRESIVVSLHPHNDRGTGVAAAELGYLAGADRIEGCLFGNGERTGNVDLVTLGMNLFSQGIDPQIDFSNLDEIRRTVEHCNQLPVGERHPWGGDLVFTAFSGSHQDAIKKGFEDMERQVASSGKSINELVWGVPYLPIDPHDVGRSYEAVVRVNSQSGKGGVAYLLKTEQQLDLPRRLQIEFSGVVQAKTDSEGGEVSAAQLWEIFQDEYLPAVDGAVNTWGRFTPVSHSLISEQDGIDKISATMLDRGVEVVVEGTGNGPIAAFIDALSTLGVDVRVLDYAEHALSAGGDAKAAAYVECAVGERVLWGVGLHSSIVKASLTAVLSAVNRAERAGAA
- a CDS encoding alpha-ketoglutarate-dependent dioxygenase AlkB, whose protein sequence is MSTALQGPSAFQASLLDTGDDIHLHPLGDGLHRTQLSRGAWVDYRPGWLAGADVLFEALHHEVPWYAERREMYERMVDVPRLLKFYDEDEPLPHPVLTQAREELSRWYAAQLGEPFVTAGMCLYRDGRDSVAWHGDRVGRAKDLDTMVGILSIGSARTLSLRPRGGGHSIGFSLGHGDLVVMGGSCQRTWEHAIPKTTKAVGPRISIQFRPRGIR
- the recO gene encoding DNA repair protein RecO, translated to MPLYRDEGIVLRTQKLGEADRIVTLLTRTLGKVRVVGKGVRRTKSRFGARLEPAMMVDVQCYEGRNLDTVTQAETLASWGDVLARDYTTYTAAAAMLETADRLTEEREPNLQQYLLLQGALRSMAEGLHDPGLVLDAYLLRALAVAGWAPSFHDCARCGAQGPHRAFNLASGGTVCPVCRPVGSAAPAPETLALLAALLAGDWVVADASQGRHRREGSTLASAFLQWHLERGVRSLRLVDRRDPDAQPRLDSRVTWSPAPLGVVDTVERAHAAQAAEA
- a CDS encoding isoprenyl transferase, translated to MSTAYPRPFAHPSGAQPPALPPELVPRHVAIVMDGNGRWANQRGLARTKGHEAGEASLLDVTAGAIEAGVTHLSAYAFSTENWKRSPDEVRFLMGFNRDVIRRRRDQLHEWGVRMRWVGRRPRLWGSVIKELEIAQELTKDNTGLTLYFCVNYGGRAEIADAVQRIAEQVQRGKLKPGSIDESTIARYMPEPGMPDVDLFVRSSGEQRTSNFLLWQSAYAEMVFQDTLWPDYDRRHLWAAIQTYAERDRRYGGAVDKAVDKAVEGPR